A genome region from Parafrankia irregularis includes the following:
- a CDS encoding ABC transporter ATP-binding protein, translating to MTEVLRATGVTKRFAGIVALNDVTMAIDEGERVGLIGPNGAGKTTFFNCLLGVLPMDGGSVAIAGKDVTGVAAYRRVRAGIGRTFQRIELFPDCTVRDHLLVAERVRRGTGRLWKDMIGLGRPTSAELAQCDQVLGLLGLLDLADEPIERLSLGQGRLVEVGRALMTEPKLLLLDEPSSGLDRSETSALAKTLQEVQREQGFAILLVEHDVELVTSFTERSYVLDFGRLIAEGPTREVMASKEVRDAYLGNFEVKS from the coding sequence GTGACCGAGGTACTGCGGGCCACCGGCGTCACCAAGCGCTTCGCCGGGATCGTCGCTCTCAACGACGTGACGATGGCGATCGACGAGGGCGAGCGGGTCGGGCTGATCGGGCCGAACGGGGCCGGGAAGACGACGTTCTTCAACTGCCTGCTCGGCGTGCTGCCGATGGACGGTGGCAGCGTCGCCATCGCGGGTAAGGACGTCACCGGCGTCGCCGCCTACCGTCGGGTGCGGGCGGGAATCGGCCGCACCTTCCAGCGGATCGAGCTGTTCCCGGACTGCACCGTTCGTGATCATCTGCTCGTGGCCGAGCGGGTCCGGCGCGGCACCGGCCGGCTGTGGAAGGACATGATCGGCCTGGGTCGGCCGACCTCCGCCGAGCTGGCCCAGTGTGACCAGGTCCTGGGGCTGCTGGGGCTGCTCGACCTCGCCGACGAGCCCATCGAGCGGCTCAGCCTCGGCCAGGGGCGCCTGGTGGAGGTCGGCCGGGCGCTGATGACCGAGCCGAAGCTGCTCCTGCTCGACGAGCCCTCCTCGGGCCTGGACCGGTCGGAGACCTCCGCGCTGGCGAAGACCCTCCAGGAGGTCCAGCGCGAGCAGGGCTTCGCGATCCTTCTGGTCGAGCACGACGTCGAGCTGGTCACCAGCTTCACGGAGCGGTCCTACGTGCTTGACTTCGGACGTCTGATCGCCGAGGGCCCGACCCGTGAGGTCATGGCCAGCAAGGAGGTCCGGGACGCCTATCTCGGGAACTTCGAGGTGAAGAGTTGA
- a CDS encoding ABC transporter permease, producing MNDTSVAHDFFQALLQGLPPGVVYSLVALGFVLTYKTSGVFNLAFGAQAYVSAAMYFKARITWEWPTVPAVILAVFVLPPLIGLVLERLIFRPLRTAPAVARLVVAAGLAVAIPYLFDILAKFTAVAGETPVGVAPDGANVFYDPFGVYAFSRDELVSMGVVLVAVVGLVALFRFSAIGVRMRAVVESPKMTELNGIAADRISALSWVLSSFFAGIAGVLIAPRFNTLAAADFFSVMVVAIAAAAIGRLTSLPGALGGGILLGVVIAQLNTFLPRWSDDHAWVKTVQENLTPSVPFVVLFAVVVLVPSIRRSRDSGDPLAGVEPPPPSLGGEVRDPRLAMIIRLVGLAVLAVTATVVLTRGDSLWVFLVTKAVVMGIIFLSITVVTGMSGQISLCQGTFAAIGAFTVYQMVVRYDLSVLVAALIGAAVAAVVGALLSLPIRRLGGIWTAIATLAFAYFFDAVLVKLSWVGGGDEAVLQGTTVPRPVIGPWDLGDDKYYLVFASIVLVVVAAVVLQLRKGTFGRTLVAMRGSEVGAESIGISSARVRLIAFAVSAFIAGLGGALLAMAQKDVSYGTNFGPFAALFWVVMVVTLGSRTIRGALNAAAAFALFEPLILSGTFIAWIARSEDAVPDFFPITGNWVFVLFGLAALQFARHPEGLVERQMKLPAFLTNLLPTPTPALAGAGGVGAVGTAAGPAEPAAAVPAAATPTEPGAQAPAKTPAAEAPAAAKSEETTAAAEAPAAAAEAPATQTAPAEPAAPAPATPKSAEPAVSAAENAEPSATPPAASAAEGEGAAATPTEAGVSVRSGSNGESERPAASSPARTEDVVS from the coding sequence ATGAACGATACTTCTGTTGCGCACGACTTCTTTCAGGCGCTGCTGCAGGGCCTGCCGCCGGGAGTCGTCTATTCCCTGGTCGCGTTGGGCTTCGTCCTGACGTACAAGACCTCCGGTGTCTTCAACCTCGCGTTCGGCGCGCAGGCCTACGTCTCCGCCGCCATGTACTTCAAGGCGCGGATCACGTGGGAGTGGCCGACCGTCCCGGCGGTCATCCTGGCTGTTTTCGTGCTGCCGCCGCTGATCGGCCTCGTCCTCGAGCGGCTGATCTTCCGGCCGCTGCGGACGGCGCCCGCGGTCGCCCGGCTCGTCGTCGCCGCGGGTCTCGCCGTCGCCATCCCGTACCTGTTCGACATCCTCGCGAAGTTCACGGCCGTCGCCGGGGAGACTCCGGTCGGTGTCGCACCCGACGGGGCGAACGTCTTCTACGACCCGTTCGGCGTGTACGCGTTCAGCCGCGACGAGCTGGTCAGCATGGGCGTCGTGCTCGTCGCCGTCGTCGGACTGGTCGCGCTGTTCCGGTTCAGCGCGATCGGCGTCCGGATGCGGGCCGTGGTCGAAAGCCCGAAGATGACCGAGCTCAACGGCATCGCGGCGGACCGCATCTCCGCGCTTTCCTGGGTGCTTTCGTCGTTCTTCGCGGGAATCGCCGGTGTGCTCATCGCACCGCGCTTCAACACGCTCGCCGCCGCCGACTTCTTCAGCGTCATGGTGGTCGCGATCGCCGCGGCGGCCATCGGCCGGCTCACCAGCCTGCCCGGGGCGCTGGGCGGCGGCATTCTGCTGGGCGTCGTCATCGCCCAGCTCAACACCTTCCTGCCGCGCTGGTCCGACGACCACGCCTGGGTCAAGACGGTGCAGGAGAACCTGACTCCGTCCGTGCCCTTCGTGGTGCTCTTCGCGGTCGTGGTCCTGGTTCCCAGCATCCGGCGGTCCCGCGACTCGGGTGACCCGCTGGCCGGGGTCGAGCCGCCGCCGCCCTCGCTCGGCGGTGAGGTGCGTGACCCGCGCCTGGCGATGATCATCAGGCTGGTCGGTCTCGCCGTCCTCGCGGTCACCGCGACCGTGGTCCTCACCAGGGGCGACTCGCTGTGGGTCTTCCTGGTGACGAAGGCCGTGGTGATGGGCATCATCTTCCTGTCGATCACGGTGGTCACCGGCATGTCCGGGCAGATCTCGCTGTGCCAGGGCACGTTCGCCGCCATCGGTGCCTTCACCGTGTACCAGATGGTGGTCCGCTACGACCTGTCGGTGCTGGTCGCGGCCCTGATCGGAGCCGCGGTGGCGGCCGTGGTCGGTGCCCTGCTCTCGCTGCCCATCCGCCGCCTCGGCGGCATCTGGACGGCGATCGCGACGCTCGCGTTCGCCTACTTCTTCGACGCCGTGCTGGTGAAGCTCTCCTGGGTCGGCGGCGGCGACGAGGCGGTACTGCAGGGAACCACGGTGCCCCGACCGGTCATCGGCCCCTGGGACCTCGGCGACGACAAGTACTACCTGGTGTTCGCCTCCATCGTCCTGGTCGTGGTGGCCGCCGTCGTGCTGCAGCTGCGCAAGGGGACGTTCGGCCGCACCCTTGTGGCGATGCGCGGCAGCGAGGTGGGCGCCGAGTCGATCGGCATCTCCTCCGCCCGGGTCCGCCTGATCGCCTTCGCGGTCTCCGCCTTCATCGCGGGGCTCGGCGGCGCGCTGCTCGCCATGGCGCAGAAGGACGTCAGCTACGGCACGAACTTCGGGCCGTTCGCGGCGCTGTTCTGGGTGGTCATGGTGGTCACCCTGGGCTCGCGGACGATCCGGGGCGCGCTCAACGCGGCCGCGGCGTTCGCGCTGTTCGAGCCGCTCATCCTCTCGGGCACGTTCATCGCCTGGATCGCGCGCAGCGAGGATGCCGTGCCGGACTTCTTCCCGATCACGGGTAACTGGGTGTTCGTGCTGTTCGGCCTCGCCGCGCTGCAGTTCGCACGGCATCCCGAGGGCCTCGTCGAACGGCAGATGAAGCTGCCCGCGTTCCTGACGAACCTCCTTCCGACGCCCACCCCGGCACTCGCGGGGGCTGGCGGCGTCGGTGCTGTGGGCACGGCGGCCGGGCCGGCCGAGCCGGCGGCGGCGGTGCCCGCCGCGGCCACACCCACCGAGCCCGGCGCGCAGGCCCCGGCGAAGACCCCGGCCGCCGAGGCGCCTGCCGCGGCGAAGTCCGAGGAAACCACGGCCGCCGCCGAGGCGCCCGCCGCAGCCGCCGAGGCGCCTGCCACGCAGACGGCACCCGCGGAGCCCGCGGCACCCGCGCCTGCCACGCCGAAGTCCGCCGAACCAGCGGTGTCCGCTGCGGAGAACGCCGAGCCATCCGCGACCCCGCCGGCGGCGTCGGCTGCCGAGGGCGAGGGCGCCGCCGCCACACCGACCGAGGCCGGCGTCTCGGTGAGGTCGGGTTCCAACGGAGAGTCGGAGCGGCCGGCCGCCTCCTCGCCGGCGCGAACTGAGGATGTGGTCTCGTGA
- a CDS encoding thiolase family protein: MTDHEAVIVSTARTAIGTAVKGSLVDVDAFELGTRAVAEAVRRSGVDPADIDDVVLGESLYGGGDIARYAAIEAGLFGAPGVAHNRHCASGLVAVQTAAASIRSGMDRVVVAGGTNSSSTAPRAKRRRPGTDEVEDWYSPTHRNSAEAPNYDMSITVGWNAAVKAGVSREEMDAWALRSHQRAVAGIDAGSFKEEIFPIEVPRRDGTSFTFEVDEHPRRTTSMERLAGLKVLHPEIEGFSITAGNAAGANDGAAAMVITDSSYAAANGLEALGVVRAWASVGVPPVDTGIAPTLAIPKALRRAGLSVSDIDLWEINEAFASVAVAASRLLEIDDSRVNILGSGCSLGHPIAMTGARQVITLIHELRRRGGGLAVSAMCAGGGMASALVLEVPAP; the protein is encoded by the coding sequence GTGACGGATCATGAAGCGGTAATCGTTTCGACCGCGAGAACGGCGATCGGTACGGCGGTCAAGGGTTCCCTCGTGGACGTCGACGCGTTCGAGCTCGGCACGCGGGCCGTCGCGGAGGCGGTTCGGCGCTCGGGTGTCGACCCGGCCGACATCGACGATGTCGTGCTGGGGGAGTCGCTGTACGGCGGCGGTGACATCGCGCGCTACGCCGCCATCGAGGCGGGCCTGTTCGGCGCTCCGGGTGTCGCGCACAACCGGCACTGCGCCTCCGGGCTCGTCGCCGTGCAGACGGCGGCGGCCTCGATCCGCTCCGGTATGGACCGGGTCGTCGTGGCGGGCGGGACGAACTCCTCGTCCACCGCGCCGCGCGCGAAGCGGCGCCGGCCGGGAACCGACGAGGTGGAGGACTGGTACTCGCCCACCCACCGCAACTCCGCCGAGGCGCCCAACTACGACATGTCGATCACGGTCGGCTGGAACGCCGCGGTGAAGGCCGGGGTGTCCCGTGAGGAGATGGACGCCTGGGCCCTGCGGTCGCACCAGCGGGCCGTGGCGGGCATCGACGCCGGCTCCTTCAAGGAGGAGATCTTCCCGATCGAGGTGCCCCGGCGGGACGGGACGAGCTTCACCTTCGAGGTCGACGAGCACCCGCGTCGGACGACCAGCATGGAAAGGCTCGCCGGGCTCAAGGTGCTGCACCCCGAGATCGAGGGGTTCAGCATCACCGCCGGCAACGCCGCGGGCGCGAACGACGGTGCGGCCGCCATGGTGATCACGGACAGCTCCTACGCCGCGGCGAACGGGCTGGAGGCCCTGGGTGTCGTGCGCGCGTGGGCCTCGGTCGGTGTGCCGCCGGTGGACACCGGCATCGCGCCGACCCTGGCGATTCCGAAGGCCCTGCGGCGCGCGGGGCTCTCGGTGTCCGACATCGACCTCTGGGAGATCAACGAGGCGTTCGCCTCGGTGGCGGTCGCCGCGTCGCGGCTGCTGGAGATCGATGACAGCCGGGTCAACATCCTGGGCAGCGGCTGCAGCCTGGGGCACCCGATCGCGATGACGGGCGCGCGTCAGGTGATCACGCTGATCCACGAGCTGCGACGTCGCGGTGGTGGTCTCGCGGTGTCCGCGATGTGCGCTGGCGGCGGTATGGCCAGCGCGCTCGTGCTGGAGGTTCCGGCCCCGTAA
- a CDS encoding acyl-CoA thioesterase, producing the protein MFSVDSVLATLALEPVATDHYRAGSVGTGGPVVHGGQLLAQTLVAAQQGQEGKRVKTLHTVFARAAKPDVDLDIAVSRVHSGRSLATSLVSISQGGRLCVQSQVLLSAEEPDFISYAATHPAPPILPAAPDPAESAGNWQIQIVGDADLNDPDAIGPAELDVWTRWPGAPDDPVTSQALLAFSTDSFLIATAMRPHPGVGQALAHRSISTGVLSHTITFHAPSPARDWLLLSHRSTFAGHGRSYGQGDAYRGGQGLVASFVQDNMIRAMAASGSHL; encoded by the coding sequence ATGTTCTCCGTCGATTCCGTCCTCGCCACGCTCGCGCTGGAGCCGGTGGCCACCGATCACTACCGGGCCGGCAGCGTCGGCACCGGGGGGCCGGTCGTCCACGGTGGCCAGCTGCTCGCGCAGACCCTGGTCGCGGCGCAACAGGGCCAGGAGGGCAAACGGGTCAAGACGCTCCACACGGTGTTCGCGCGGGCCGCGAAGCCGGACGTCGACCTCGACATCGCGGTGAGCCGGGTGCACAGCGGCCGTAGCCTCGCGACGAGCCTGGTGTCGATCAGCCAGGGCGGCCGGCTGTGCGTGCAGTCCCAGGTGCTCCTGTCGGCCGAGGAGCCGGACTTCATCAGCTACGCGGCGACGCACCCGGCGCCCCCGATCCTGCCTGCCGCGCCGGATCCGGCCGAAAGCGCCGGCAACTGGCAGATCCAGATCGTCGGCGATGCCGACCTGAACGACCCCGACGCCATCGGGCCCGCCGAGCTGGACGTGTGGACACGCTGGCCCGGTGCCCCGGACGACCCGGTGACCAGCCAGGCGCTGCTGGCGTTCTCGACGGACAGCTTCCTCATCGCGACGGCGATGCGCCCGCACCCGGGCGTCGGCCAGGCACTCGCGCACCGGTCGATCTCGACCGGCGTGCTCAGCCACACCATCACCTTCCACGCGCCGAGCCCGGCCCGGGACTGGCTGCTGCTGTCGCACCGCAGCACGTTCGCCGGGCACGGCCGCAGCTACGGGCAGGGTGACGCCTACCGCGGCGGGCAGGGGCTGGTGGCGTCGTTCGTGCAGGACAACATGATCCGCGCCATGGCCGCCTCCGGGAGTCATCTCTAG
- a CDS encoding MaoC family dehydratase, whose translation MQFGRYYEEFEVGAVYKHWPGKTVTEYDDHLFCLLTMNHHPLHLDVNYAEKTTQFKRNVVVGNYVYSLLLGMSVADVSGKAIANLEVESLRHVAPVFHGDTIYGESTVLDKVESKSKDDRGIVTVETRGLNQDGTLVCIYRRKVMVPKRSYGEARGGEQPGRPEPRS comes from the coding sequence ATGCAGTTCGGCCGGTACTACGAGGAGTTCGAGGTCGGCGCGGTCTACAAACACTGGCCGGGCAAGACGGTCACCGAGTACGACGACCACCTGTTCTGCCTGCTGACGATGAACCACCATCCGCTGCACCTCGACGTGAACTACGCCGAGAAGACCACCCAGTTCAAGCGGAACGTCGTCGTCGGCAACTACGTGTACTCGCTGCTGCTGGGGATGTCGGTCGCCGACGTCTCGGGCAAGGCGATCGCGAACCTCGAGGTCGAGTCGCTGCGGCACGTGGCGCCGGTGTTCCACGGGGACACGATCTACGGCGAGTCGACCGTGCTGGACAAGGTGGAGTCGAAGAGCAAGGACGACCGTGGCATCGTCACGGTGGAGACCCGCGGCCTCAACCAGGACGGCACCCTGGTCTGCATCTACCGCCGCAAGGTCATGGTGCCCAAACGGTCCTACGGCGAGGCCCGCGGCGGCGAACAGCCCGGCCGCCCCGAACCGCGTAGCTGA
- a CDS encoding acyl-CoA dehydrogenase family protein, producing the protein MGRVAQTDGLTDVQADILAAVRSFVDKEILPYANELERKDEFPDAIVEAMKEMGLFGITIPEQYGGLGESLLTYALVVEEIARGWMSVSGVINTHFIVAYLVLQHGTEEQRARLLPRMATGEVRGAFSMSEPGCGSDVSAITTRADRDGDDYLVTGQKMWLTNGARAGLVATLVKTDEGADSVYRNMTTFLLEKEPGFGTHGGITIPGKLDKLGYKGVETTEMILDGHRTPASSILGGPDAAGKGFYQMMDGVEVGRVNVAARACGIMIRAFELAIAYAQQRRTFGHQIADHQAIAFKLAEMATKVEAGHLMMVNAARKKDSGQRNDVEAGMAKFLASEYCHEVTTESFRIHGGYGYSKEYEIERLYREAPFMLIGEGTSEVQKRIISRALLQEYRLPR; encoded by the coding sequence ATGGGCAGGGTTGCGCAGACCGACGGGCTGACGGATGTCCAGGCGGACATCCTCGCCGCGGTGCGGTCGTTCGTGGACAAGGAGATCCTTCCGTACGCGAACGAGCTGGAGCGCAAGGACGAGTTCCCCGACGCGATCGTCGAGGCGATGAAGGAGATGGGGCTGTTCGGGATCACGATTCCCGAGCAGTACGGAGGCCTCGGTGAGTCGCTGCTGACCTACGCGCTGGTGGTCGAGGAGATCGCCCGGGGCTGGATGAGTGTCTCCGGTGTGATCAACACCCATTTCATCGTGGCGTACCTGGTGTTGCAGCACGGCACCGAGGAGCAGCGGGCGCGGCTGCTGCCGAGGATGGCGACCGGTGAGGTGCGTGGCGCGTTCTCGATGAGCGAGCCGGGCTGCGGGTCGGACGTCTCGGCGATCACGACCCGCGCGGACCGCGACGGTGACGACTACCTGGTCACCGGTCAGAAGATGTGGCTGACGAACGGTGCCCGCGCCGGGCTGGTCGCCACGTTGGTGAAGACCGACGAGGGTGCGGACTCGGTGTACCGGAACATGACGACGTTTCTGTTGGAGAAGGAGCCCGGTTTCGGGACGCACGGGGGGATCACGATCCCCGGCAAGCTCGACAAGCTCGGGTACAAGGGTGTCGAGACGACCGAGATGATCCTCGATGGGCATCGCACCCCGGCGAGCTCGATCCTGGGCGGGCCCGACGCGGCGGGCAAGGGCTTCTACCAGATGATGGACGGGGTCGAGGTCGGGCGGGTCAACGTCGCGGCGCGGGCCTGCGGGATCATGATCCGGGCTTTCGAGCTGGCGATCGCCTACGCCCAGCAGCGGCGGACGTTCGGTCATCAGATCGCCGACCACCAGGCGATCGCGTTCAAGCTCGCGGAGATGGCGACCAAGGTCGAGGCCGGTCACCTGATGATGGTCAATGCTGCCCGGAAGAAGGACAGCGGGCAGCGGAACGACGTCGAGGCGGGGATGGCGAAGTTCCTGGCGAGTGAGTACTGCCATGAGGTGACGACGGAGTCGTTCCGGATTCATGGCGGGTACGGGTACTCGAAGGAGTACGAGATCGAGCGTCTGTACCGGGAGGCGCCGTTCATGCTGATCGGTGAGGGCACCTCCGAGGTGCAGAAGCGGATCATCAGCCGCGCGCTGCTCCAGGAGTACAGGCTTCCCCGCTGA
- a CDS encoding HpcH/HpaI aldolase/citrate lyase family protein: MPLRARRSCLAVPGSNPKMLGKAQGLPADQIFCDLEDSVAPDAKESARGNVVAALNEGDWAGKTRVVRVNDLTTKWTYRDVVTVVEGAGANLDCVMLPKVQTAAQVQWLDLLLTQIEEVMGFEVGRIGIEAQIENALGLSNVKEIAFASPRIETIEKPIFGPADFMASINMPSLVVGALTPDYPGDPFHYVLFKIFEAARARGVQAIDGPFLQIRDVDAFRGVAKKSAALGYDGKWVLHPGQIEAANEIYAPRQEDYDHAELILDAYAWYTSAAGGLRGAVMLGDEMIDEASRKMAEVIAGKGRAAGMARTATFTPPQA; the protein is encoded by the coding sequence ATGCCTCTGCGTGCTCGCCGGTCTTGTCTGGCTGTTCCTGGCTCGAACCCGAAGATGCTGGGCAAGGCGCAGGGCCTTCCCGCCGACCAGATCTTCTGTGATCTTGAGGATTCCGTTGCTCCGGACGCGAAGGAGTCGGCGCGCGGCAACGTCGTGGCCGCTCTGAACGAGGGTGACTGGGCGGGGAAGACCCGGGTGGTGCGGGTCAACGACCTGACCACGAAGTGGACGTACCGCGACGTGGTCACGGTCGTCGAGGGCGCCGGCGCGAACCTGGACTGCGTGATGCTGCCGAAGGTGCAGACCGCGGCGCAGGTGCAGTGGCTGGATCTGCTGTTGACGCAGATCGAGGAGGTGATGGGTTTCGAGGTCGGTCGGATCGGTATCGAGGCCCAGATCGAGAACGCGCTGGGTCTGTCGAACGTGAAGGAGATCGCGTTCGCGAGCCCGCGGATCGAGACGATTGAGAAGCCCATCTTCGGGCCGGCGGACTTCATGGCGTCGATCAACATGCCGTCGCTCGTCGTCGGTGCGCTGACGCCGGACTATCCGGGCGATCCGTTCCACTACGTGCTGTTCAAGATTTTTGAGGCGGCGCGGGCGCGGGGTGTGCAGGCGATCGACGGGCCGTTCCTGCAGATCCGGGATGTGGATGCGTTCCGTGGGGTGGCGAAGAAGTCGGCGGCGTTGGGTTATGACGGCAAGTGGGTGCTGCATCCGGGGCAGATCGAGGCGGCGAACGAGATCTATGCCCCGCGGCAGGAGGACTACGACCACGCCGAGCTGATCCTGGACGCGTATGCCTGGTACACGTCGGCCGCGGGTGGTCTGCGGGGTGCGGTGATGCTCGGCGACGAGATGATCGACGAGGCGAGCCGCAAGATGGCGGAGGTGATCGCGGGCAAGGGCCGGGCCGCGGGGATGGCGCGCACCGCGACGTTCACCCCGCCGCAGGCCTGA